The window GCTGTGCCCAGCTGCAGCCTCGGGGGCTGACCCAGGCTGGTGAGTCGGAGGCCTAACAGCCCTAGGGCCTGGGGCAGGGTTGGCCTAAGGTGCTGTTAGGGCAGACAGAAAAGCAGTGTCCCAGGGCTTGTGTAGGCTGGGGGCAGAGCTAGGCCACTTTGAAGACAGGCTAGAGCGGGAAGAGGTGACAAGGGCTGACAGAAGGCAGGGGCTGACCTCCCAGGATCAGGGTGGGGCAAAGGCAAACTCAGGCCGTGCATCACTGCTCCCTGTCAAGCTGGGAGTGAGGCTTGTATTAAGCCAGGCTTTGGGCCAAACTTGAGTCCCCAAAGATGATTCTTGGAAAGAGAACCCTAGGGCTGGGGGCAGCAGCTGTGCACGAACCTGAAGACATTTCTCACATTCTCCAGACCCCTCGCTGGATCCCACCTCACCAGCTGTGGAAAACTTAGCAGCAGAGATCCTACCTGCAGAGCTGAGGTACCCTGGGGTCGCTCAGAGCTCTGGCCGCACCCAGAGcccaccctctgccctgctcccagtGCAGGCACCTACTGCTAGCCTGGCCTGCTATGTTGGGATGCCAAGTCCTAGCCTGGCTCTTGGGCCCACTCACTCCTAATTCGGCCCTTACCTGGTCGGTGCTCTACCCCTTGTTGGTTGCTTGCCTCTCCAGGATCCATCCTCAGTGCACAAATTAGGCCCAACCCATCTGGCTCCACTCAACGGAGCAAGATTCCTACCCCCAGCCCCGCTCACCTAGGACTCTGCCCCCAGGGCGTAGCCCTGTCCTCAGTGTAGACCTTGCTAGGTTCAGTGACCCGTGTCTTGCCCAGATGAactcccccaccccagttctTCCTATTTCTGCGTCTGTCTTTCCCGCAGTCTTGCTTTCTCGCAGCCCTAGCGGGGATCGTGAATGTTCTAACCCGCTCCCGTAGCCCCGCCCTTACCTGCCTCCACCCTTAGGCCCAGCTCAAAACCCCGCCCATTTTTGGTCCCCCAGCGCTGGGTCCTCATTACTCTAATCCGGCCCCGGGGTCTGGTCGGGCTCTTCCCCAGGGCTCTGTCCCTCTGCCAGCCCTGTCCGCCCAGTCTCCCTGCCAGAGCCCCCGCAGGCCTGCGGGGTGACCCGTCTCCAGCCCTGCTCACTCCCTGGCGGTCGGCAGGGAGACGCTCCTGCGGCTTCAGCTGGAGAACAAGCAGCTGTGCCAGCAGGAGGCGGCCTACCGGGAGCGGCAGGAGGAGCTGCAGCGCCACCTGGAGGACGCCAACCGCGCGCGCCACGGGCTGGAGACGCAGCTGCGGTGAGGACCCACCGGGCGGAGGGCCCCCCCTCCCCGCGCGCGCGCATGGAGGGGGCGTGTGATGCGGGGCAGAGGGCGGGCGCAGGCACTCAGCAACCCCGCACTCCTGCAGGCTGAACCAGCAGCAGCTGTTGGAGCTGCGGGCCCAGGTGGAGGACCTGCAGAAGGCCTTGCAAGAGCAGGGGGGCAAGACTGAGGATGTGagtgccctcctcctccctgcctggcccTCCCTCATGCCCTCCCCGtaacccttctctctctcctccctgctgctcgATGTCCCCTGCAGTCCATTGTAAGTACCGTGGGCCCAGGGTGGCACCCCCTACCCTCACCCCGGGAAGGAGTTGGGACCTCTGGACCCGCATTCACCCAGTGCCTGTTCTCTCCCCCAGTCCGCCCTGCTGAAGAGGAAGCTGGAGGAACATCTGTGAGTCCCAGAGGGAGGGCATTCCTGGTGGTGGGGGGAAAGGCTGGGGCACAGATGTGGGGGTCATTTGCTGTCTATGGGGACTTATTTATGAGGCGAGCTAATTAGCCAAAACGGAGAAGGCTCAGATCAAGTAGGGTCTTGGGGGCCAAGGGAAGGAGTATGAACTGTTTGGGGGGAacaatggggagccatggagggAATTGCAGTAAGGTAGTATGACAAAGTGACAATCACCTTTTACTTTTTAcattgttaaaaaagaaactattttgggggcacctggctggctcagtcggtagagcgtgtgactcctgatctcagagtcatgggtttgagccccgcattaggtatagaaattaaaaaaaaaatttttttaaccaaaaaaaagaaacgattttattttgtttatttattttttaagattttatttatttattcatgagagacagagagagggagagagagagaagcaggctcccaaggatcagggagcctgatgcgggactcaataccagaaccccgggatcctgacctgagccgaaggcagacgcccaacatctgagccacccaggcacccctattttgtttttgtttttttttaaagattttatttatttatttgagatagagagaatgagagagagcacatgagaggggttagggtcagagggagaagcagactccctgccaagcagggagcccgatgtgggactcgatccagggactccaagatcatgacctgagccgaaggcagtagcttaaccaactgagccacccaggtgccctgttttgtttattttttaaaattttatttatttattcatttgagagagagacagcatgagcagggggaggagcagggggagagggacaagcaagactctgctgagcacgtagcctgacccggggctcaatcccatgaccccaacatcatgacctgagcggaaatcaagagtgggatgcttaacagactgaaccacccaggcgcccctattttattttattattttttaaagattttatttatttatttgagagagagagcaagagagcatgacccagaggaggggtagaggcagagggagaaacaggctccctgctgagcagggagcccgatgtgggactcgatcccaggaccctgagaccatgacctgagctgaaggcagacgctgaaccgactgagccacccaggcgcccttattttattttttatttatttatttaatttatttttatttatttatttttaaaagattttatttatttatttgacagagagacagcacaagtaggcagagtggcagtcagagggagagggagaagcaagctctctgctgaggagggagccagacgtggggttcgatcccaggaccccaggatcatgacctgagccgaaggcagacgcttaacgactgagccacccaggcacccccctaatttattttttaaaaagattttatttatttgagagagagagcaagcacaagtggggggaagggcagaagaagaaggagagggagaagcaggctccccactgagcaaggagcctgatgcgggacttggtcccaggaccctgggatcatgacctgagccacccaggcatcccccctattttatttttttaagaatctatCTTAAGTAGCTATTATATTTATagtttaaagaacaaaatatataccGAGCAATACAGAGAGAAGGTGTATACTTCTTAGTCCCCACATTGATTGTTtctaccccacccccattcaTATTAGTTCATTATAAAAATccttgcagggcgcctgggtggctcagttggttgggcgactgccttaggctcgggtcatgatcctggagtcccaggatcgagtcccgcatcgggctccctgctcagcagggagtctccttctccctctgaccctaacgcctctcatgtgctctctctccctctctcattatctctctcaaataaataaataaataaaaatctttaaaaaaataaaaaataaaaaataaaaatccttgcaggggtgcctgggtggctgagtcagttgggcagctgccttcagctcaggtcatgatctcagggtcctgggatcgagccccgcattgggctccctgctcagcggggagtctgcttctccctctcactctgccccccgacgtgctctctctctcttgtgctctctttctcacgctttctcaaataagtaaacaaaaattttatttatttatttatttatttatttataaagattttatttatttgacacagagagacatagcgagagagggaacacaagccgggggagtgggagagggagaagcaggcttcccgcggagcagggagcccgatgcggggctcgatcccaggaccctgggaccatgacctgagctgaaggcagacgcttaacgactgagccacccaggcacccctaaaatctttatttttttttaagattttttatttacttatttgagagggagagagcccgcacaagcagggggaggggcagagggagacgcagactccctgctgaacaaggaacctgatgtgggcctcgattccaggaccccgggatcatgacctgagctgaagaaagccgcccaaccgactgagtgagccacccaggtgccccaaataaaaaaatatatatatttttaaagattttattttatttgacagagagacacagccagagagggaacacaagcagggggagtgggagagggagaagtaggcttcccatggagcagggagcccgatgcggggctcgatcccaggaccctgggatcatgatctgagccgaaggcagacgcttaacaactgagccacccaggcaccctaaaatcttttttttttttaagattttatttattcatttgagagagagagggagagaatgcacaagcagggggagaggcagagggagagggagaagcagactccctgctgagcagggagcccgacctggggctcgatcccaggacctggagatcatgacccgagtcgaaggcagacgcttaaccatctgagccacccaggtgtcccgaataaaatctttaaaaaaataaaaaatcggggcgcctgggtggctcagatggtcaagcgtctgccttcggctcaggtcatgatcccagggtccagggatcgagtcccgcattgggctccctactgggcagggagcctgcttctccctctgcctctgcctctctctctctctctgactctcatgaataaataaaacattaaaaaaaaataaaaatccttatgaaattttttaagcaaatgcaaatgaatattatataaatttttattctgaTTCCTCATTTACATGAGAGGTAGTGTGATATCTGCTAGTTTGCACTTCGCTTCTCCTACTTAAGAAGATGGCTGGGAAATTTTGCCAtatgaatagtttttttttttttttttttttttaataaatacagtagcTTTTGTCGACTGGGGTTCCATGGAGAAATTAGGCCTTACAGAAAATGATTTGTTTGACTCTTCTCCCTTCTGCCAAGGATGGAGTGTAGCTAGTACCAACCCAGAGTGCAGAAAAAGTTATTTCCTTACAGAGGATGGATATATGGAAACATGAGGGCTTAATTCTCCTGTAAAATTCCAGTCCGGAAGGGCTGGCCTATAACATTTTATTGTGAATGTCATAATGTATTTAAGTCATTCTTTctggtgcctggatggctcagtcagttaagcatttgccttcagctcgggtcatgatcccagagtcctgggatcaagcccaggctcgctgctcactggggagtctgctcctccctctccctttgcccctcccccggcttgtgctctctctcgctcactctctctctcaaataaataaataaaatctttaaaaaaaaaaaagtcattctttcTAGGTATTTGCAATTTCAAACAGTGCAACAAAGTAAAACCTTGTATGTGCATCATTCTGCTTGTGTGCAGATATGTGGAAAAAGTGGAATTGGTGGCTTAGAGGGCACATGCCTTTGTAACCTTAGTAGACGTAGCGCAAGTTTCGTAATTAGGTGTTAGACCACGTTCCATATCCGGTGCACGAAAATAATCTCACCTACAAGGAGTGTTCTTAGATCTTTGGGGTTTTGCCTCAGGTGGCAGAACTGTAAGGTTTTACACTTTTGTTAGAAGAGATCTGCATGCTAGAAAGATCCCTGGCTGCTGGGTGGAGAGAGGAATGAGATCGAGTGTAGAAGAGACTGGCAAGGGGGTCATGGTGGCTGTACCAGTGTGTGGGCTGTGGCACGGAGCGAAGCGGACACACAGGGGGCTGGTCCAGGGCCCACCCGACGAGGGGTGTGGAAGGTTGTGGCTCCCGTGGCTAAGGAGATGGTGGGACCAAGGCATATGGCTTCCGTCTCGGGGGGCTGGCACACAGGTCTCTGCAGCCGGGCAGGTGCACGTTGGCCAGCCGGGAAGGCTGTGGCCAccagtgggaggaagggaaggaggcccAGTGGTCAGCCCACTGCTGCCCATCCTCTGTCCACAGGCAGAAGCTGCATGAAGCAGATCTGGAGCTGCAGCGGAAGCGGGAGTACATTGAGGAGCTGGAACCGCCCGCTGACAGTGGCAGTGAGTGGGATGCAGCGGCTGGGTGGGGCGGGAGGGCCCTGAGCTTGGCAGGGAGCTGAGGGGTCCCCTTGTTCCCCCAGCAGCTCGGCGTATCGAGGAGCTGCAGCACAGCCTGCAGAAGAAGGATGCGGACCTGCGGGCCATGGAGGAGCGCTACCGTCGCTACGTGGACAAGGCGCGCACGGTGAGGACACTGGGGGCTGCACGGGCCTCCTGCCAAGACTGCTGCCTCCCACTGACTCATGCCTCCCCCCAGCGCGCacctctctgcccccactcccgCACCTGCCGTACCCCATCATATCACAGACGTCTGCACCACACTTCATGCGGCCCAACACGTCCGACGGCCTGCAAGGCCAAGGTCACCCTGCCTGGGTCTTTCCCAAACCCTAGGTCATACAGACCCTGGAACCCAAACAACGGCCATCCGGGGGGGCACCCCCAGAACTTCACACCCTGAGGACACAGCTCCGGGAGCGGGACGTCCGCATCCGGCACCTGGAGGTGGGTGTCCTCATCACTTCTCACTGTCCCCAGCATGTCCAGGCCCCTGACTGTTCCCTCCTTGGCAGATGGACTTTGAGAAGAGTCGAAGTCAGAGGGAGCAGGAAGAAAAGCTGCTCATCAGTGCCTGGTATAATATGGTGAGTGCACGTCACCGTAGTGAGGATACCGGGATGTGCCATGGGCTCACTGGACGCCAGCCAtgactccttcctccctccagggcATGGCTCTGCAGCAGCGAGCTGGGGAGGAGCGGGCACCTGCCCATGCCCAGTCATTCCTGGCACAACAGCGGCTGGCCACCAACACTCGCCGCGGGCCTCTGGGACGCCTAGCATCTCTGAACACGCGCCCCACCGACAAGCACTGATGGGCCTCAGGatcctgccccctgcccagccaGTTGGGGCTCAGTCTGCCCTGGATTCCCCCAACTCACCTGGGGCCCAGCATCAGGAAGGCCTAGGGTCAGCTGCCTGAGAGCCTTAAGGTCATGACTTCTGCCCTTTGTTCTCTCAGATGGGACAAGAGTACAGGatagggcaggaggcaggagtgGGTCTGTTCTTTTTAGCAATGTGATTCTTATCCTTGATTTTCAGCCTGGGATTAATGAGATGCTAGGGGAGAGagtgatttttatatttgagaagaaaaataataaagattttcaaTCTGTCCTGGCTGGACTCTGGGcactgaggggagggagagaagatgggCCAGATCATTGCTTTTAGAAAGGCCTGGCTTGTGTTCTTACTAAAGCGTGAATGACTGACGGCACCCACTGGGAGGTGAGAACCATGTTTGTGTCTGTGTAACAGTATGTGCGTGAGGTCGTTTTTCGAAGAGGCTTCAGACAAAAATTCCTGCCTTATGAAGTTGTCGTTTCTCATgaagggagacagacaataaacaaaatagataaagTGAAAGTTTGATGTGAGAAGtgctacagagaaaaagaaagcaggcagAGTGATGGGGATGTGGGACGTCCATTTGGGatgtggtggttttatttttttatttttttaaagattttatttatttatttgagagagagagagagaaacagcatgagaggggatagggtcagagggagaagcaggctccccgctgagccgggagcccaatgtgggactcgatcccaggactccgggatcatgacctgagccgaaggcagttgcttaaccaactgagccacccaggcgcccctggatgtgGTGGTTTTAAATAAAAGGCCAGCAGAAGAGGCCTCACCAAGGAAGTGGCATAATttaagcagagacctgaaggaggtgagggaggggcccTGTAGATATCTGGGAAAGAGtgatccaggcagagggaacagcatatgtgTGAGGCCCTGAGATGAGGCTTTGCTTGGTGGTTAGAGGGACAGTGAGGAGGCCAGTGtggagtgagtgaggggaggaggggaaagagatgaGGGCAGGGAGATTGTGAACTGTAGGGAGTACTTTTATTCTAAGGAACATGGGAGTCATGTAGGGTTCTAAGGAAAGGAGGGACATTACCTGACTCAGGTATTCATAGGCTCTCCTTGGCTACTGTGGAAGGAACAGACTGGGGGCGGTTAGGGCCAGAGCTGGGAGACAAGGGCAGTGGTCCATGGtctaggtgggtgggtgggtgacaTCGGTGGCTCTAAGATGTGGGCCCTAGAGGAATGGGAAAtggttggattctggatataATTTGAAGACTGAGCTGATAGGATTTGCTGCTAGGTTGACACGGAGGGGGTAAGAGAACGAGTTGGAGAGGACTCCCAGATTTGGGCCTATCACCCGGAAGGACAAAGCCAACAGATAGGTTGGGGCAGGTTGGGGAGCCAGTAGGGAGCTGGTTTGGGGGGAATGCTCTGTTCAAGGTGCCACATGAAGATCTCGAGGAGGCAGGTGGCTCTCCCAGTCTAGAATCTGGAGAGGGATCCCGGCTGGACTTCTAAATTCACCATATGATTGAATTATGACTGGGAGCTCCGAAGGAGTATTGGAGAAGGCAGTGAATTGGGGCAGAGAAGTCGCTGGCAGAATCATAAAACAAGACTGACAGGAGGAGGCTGTGGTCTGGGGACTGGCTGGTACATTAATGAATGAGTAAAGCCATGGACACATGGGGTCATTTCAGAGGGCAGAGTTTGGGAAGAAGGAGGCAAGGTGCAATCAAAGAATCTGGAGGAATTCTCAAATCTTATTTAGCCTAATTCCTGGCAGGAAGAGTCGGGCTAATAATGTTTGAGTAAAAACCACTAacattttattgagcacctattatgtatcAACATTCTAAAACCGTTATTTCATCCCCATAACTCAATGAGGTAGGCACTCACATCTCCACtttaaggaaagaatgaaggCAGGGCACACTAATGGGGGCCTTTCAggcagtggagggagggaagtaGAGCTGGTAGGAAGGACCGCCTGTTCAAAGAAGCTGGAAGAATCCTTCACCCtgagcccagtgcctggcccacaggagGCGCTCCAAGCCCCAGTGCCAGACGTGAAGGCCGGCGCGCAGGAGGCGGGAACGGGTCAAAATCGGACAGGTGGAGTCCACACGCGGCTTATGCAGACCCGGACTGCTGCCTGCGTGCCCCGTCGGCGTTTGTGTCCCTGTCCTTGGGGGATCCTGGGCCTGAGGGCCTCAGGCTAGACTCTCCTCCTCCTCGCCAATGGGGCTGGGCAGCCAGGGTGGAGCCGGGCCCCGGGGCGCGGGCATAGGCACAGTGGTGAAGGGCTCAGCGGCGGGCCCCGGGACGGGCAGCTCGGGGCCGGCGGGGAGCTCCGGCTCTGGCTCCCGCAGGCCGGAGTCGAGCAGCGGGTCCCCGCAACCGCACTCCGGGGCCGCGCCGTCGGGGGCGCCTGCGCACGTGCAGCTGGCGGCTGTGGACGTCTCAGACACGCAGCTGTTCTTGCGGCGCATTAAGGACAGGCGCCGGCCCAGCAGGCCTCCCGCGGCCATGCCTGCGCCTACCGGCAGGAGGCGCTGCAAAAAGTCGCCGTGCGCCTCGCCCAGCGGCCCGTCCACGCCGTCCAGCCGCTGGAACTGCATGTCCTCTTTGGCCAGCCTGTCGGACGGACAGTGGTTCAGCGTTGCGACCTCGCTCCTCTCCTTGGCTGACAGAGCTGGGACAGAGACACGCTGCTTCTCCTGGTTCCATCCATCCCTTTGTCTCACTTATCCCCAAAGACCTCGGTCCTTCTCCTGAGAGCCTGCTTTTATCCTCTGGCTTCGGCTAAGCTCAAATTTAGCTCTTCAAGCCTCAGTCGGGACTGCCGCGTCTCTGGCGCTGCCTCTGGCCGCGCGTCCAATCCTCATCGGCCTTAGCCCTTGGGTCGGCCCCCAGTTAGTGGCCGGGTCCCAGACCTTGACCCGGATCCCTGCCCCCTACCCCCATTCTAGTCCTCACAGACTTTAGGTCTTAGCCGAGTCTCCAAATTGGCCCTGTGCTGGTAGCCCAGAGCCCCTCCAATCGGATCATCCCCCGCAGGGCCAGAAGCGCCTCCTCCGGGAGGCCCCACCCATCCCGCTGGCTCACGTGATATCGAAGGTGGAGCCCTGGAAGGAGGGCTGCTGCCGCAGGAACGCGGTGGCTGCGGTGTAGGGGGCGCGAGCCTCGGTTGCGTCCCAGTACAGATCCTTCTCCAGCATGGCCAGGTCGTCATACATCTCGTCCACGGCCAGCATTGACACCTGCGGGCGTGCACGGGGTGGACCCCTCAGGATGGGCTAGGCGTATGGTGACCAAAAAAAGAAGGATGATGGTTCAGGGTCCAGGCCCGGGCAAGTCTTCGAGGGATGGGGCCAAGGCTGGTTTGGGAGCCCGGGATGGTCTCACCCGAGTCTCACCTGGAAGTTGCGGTCGATCAGAAAGTTGGTCTCAAAGTCATCGTCGTCCTCTCCGAAGGGATTGATGAGCTGCTCGGCTACCTGAAGGGGGAGGGGATAGTTAGGTAGAGCCCTGAGAACCCGTGCCTATCCGACCCCGAGAGTCCCTACCTCTGAGCCCCACCCACCTTGAGCCAGCCCGCATAGAAGAAGAACTGCAGCAGGGTGAAGATGGGCACGCACAGGTCCAGGTTGTGGCCTTCGTAGCCCTGAGCTGGGTCCAGGAACTGGCGACCGATGAGGCAGGCCAGGAAGTAGCTGTACACAGCGATGGTCACcacctgggggcagggtgggtcACCAGGTCAGGGTTCTCCCGGTCTCAGGAGGTCTTGGAGAGACCAGGACTAGGATGGGGCATCACGGATATGGGGTCTCAGCTGGCCCTCAGTCTTCCCTTGAGACCAGTGCGTCAGAGCGTCCGATGCCGGATTTAAACAGAGGCACGGCAGGGTTACCTGGGTATAGACAAGGGGTACGCTGATCCAGTCGTAGTGAAAGAGCATTCCGCACTTGCCCCGAAACACGGTCAGCTCCTGGGTGCAGATACACGTCATGAGAAGGCCTGAATTGCGAGTGCACGCATGGGGATTAGGTGTGGGTACTTGGGATGGAGGTGAGTGGTTACCTGGTGGGATGTGGGCGTGTGCTTCTGGGTCTCCAGGGAGAGTATTTAGTGGTGAGTGTACATCTGGGGTAGGGGGCACTATGCGCCGGGGAGTCGGCCCCCTAGAGATAAGTGTGCACCTGGGGGCTGCTTGGTAAGGGTGTTGGGAATCTGCCTCGGGGGAGGCGCGTGGCAGGCCGCCATCTGACACAATTCCGGGGAGGTGTCATTTCCCTGGAATTTTGTATGAATGACCTCCTGGCGGGCCCACCTCGAGCAGCAGTTTAAGGGCGCTGTTGTCGCGGATGCGGCCCTCACGCCGGGCCTGCGCAGCCAGGTTGGAGAACCAGACGCAGGGCACCCAGTACTTGTTGTAGGACGAGTTCAGGTTCTCGAACTTCTTACGCTCCTCGCGGGTCATAAATCCTGGAGGGGCGAggtcggggtgtgtgtgtgttgggggggttactcgccccgcccccccgttctcagccccgccccccgccccgcttcAGGCAGGAGCCTCACCCGCCTCCACTACGTGGTCTATGGTGGGGAAGCGCTTGAAGACCGCGGTGCTGACTGAGCGCAGGATAAGCACAGCCGAGAGCCCGGCGTAGCGCATGAGCGTACGCCGGTAGAGGCGGCCCCGCTCGTCGCGTCCGTGCACCGTGCCTGCCACCACGCACATGAGCGCGTCCGGCAGCGGCATGCATAGGTACTGGTTCCACCAGCGGTGCACCACCAGCGTCACATAGAAACCTGCGGGACAGCCGGGAATAGGGGGGCTAAGTGGGGATACTAGGGCCAGCTCGTGGCAAGAGGGATGATAGAGGCTCTGCACCAGAGACACCAGGGGAGGCTTATCACCCACCCACCTCGCGGAGCCACCTGGGCTGGGAATTTGGGGGCCACCCTGGCTATCTGATTGTCACCTGGGATGTGGGATTGGGATGTCAGTATGGAGGTGGAGACACAGGGCCTATGTTCGGGGCACATAGGCAGGTTGTCACCCTGGCCACAAGGAATCACTCGGTTGGGAGCGTGGGGACCTGAAACAGGAGGCTGGGGTCACATGAAGTCACTGACTTGTCAGAGAAATGTCCTCCGGGCGGGACTTGAGAGGATGGAGTCATAGGGGGTCACCGGAGGGGTCCCTGGGACCCAGGACATGTGGGGAGCCACTAGTAGTCTCATGCAGACACAGGTGGGAGACCCTGAGATGACCAGGGATTAAGCCTATGGGTGACACGGAGCTCTCATGGCTTACTGTAACCAGGTGACATCCAAGGTCTCTGGAAATTGGGGCCACACCTGGCATGAAAGATGTAGAAATAAGGGTCTGTTGGGGTTGGATTTGAGGGGGGTCTTCTGAGGAATGGGGTCTCCAAAAGGCCTGGAAATGGGTTTCTTAGTATTAGGGGAATGGGGAACTCAGGAGCGAACGCACCCAGCACGAAAGAGACCGGGATGAGACTGGCATACTGATCACAGTAAATGACGAGCTTCTCGAAGTAGCGCTTCTGCCCTTCGGTCAGCACGAAGCTgcgagggagggggcagggggtcaCAGGAGAGCCTCCCTCCTGGACACACCCAAGGTCCCTTCCCtagtcccctccccccccgcgcctcccaccccagggccgCC of the Halichoerus grypus chromosome 1, mHalGry1.hap1.1, whole genome shotgun sequence genome contains:
- the BEST2 gene encoding bestrophin-2a, which codes for MTVTYTARVANARFGGFSQLLLLWRGSIYKLLWRELVCFLGLYMALSAAYRFVLTEGQKRYFEKLVIYCDQYASLIPVSFVLGFYVTLVVHRWWNQYLCMPLPDALMCVVAGTVHGRDERGRLYRRTLMRYAGLSAVLILRSVSTAVFKRFPTIDHVVEAGFMTREERKKFENLNSSYNKYWVPCVWFSNLAAQARREGRIRDNSALKLLLEELTVFRGKCGMLFHYDWISVPLVYTQVVTIAVYSYFLACLIGRQFLDPAQGYEGHNLDLCVPIFTLLQFFFYAGWLKVAEQLINPFGEDDDDFETNFLIDRNFQVSMLAVDEMYDDLAMLEKDLYWDATEARAPYTAATAFLRQQPSFQGSTFDITLAKEDMQFQRLDGVDGPLGEAHGDFLQRLLPVGAGMAAGGLLGRRLSLMRRKNSCVSETSTAASCTCAGAPDGAAPECGCGDPLLDSGLREPEPELPAGPELPVPGPAAEPFTTVPMPAPRGPAPPWLPSPIGEEEESLA